From a single Bryobacter aggregatus MPL3 genomic region:
- the thiC gene encoding phosphomethylpyrimidine synthase ThiC yields MSTTLSTFSYPNSEKIHLSGLVHPSLRIAMREVSLNASAKESPLKIYDTSGPWSDPNYDPNQELPKLRQLWIDARQPINGAVTQMAYARAGVITPEMEYIAIRESLGRPNSITPEFVRSEVAEGRAIIPANIKHPESEPMIIGRNFLTKINSNIGNSIVTSSIDEEVEKLLWSIRWGADTVMDLSTGEDIHETREAIMRRSPVPIGTVPIYQALEKVNGRAENLTYAIYRETLVEQCEQGVDYFTIHAGVRLRYIQLTAGRTTGIVSRGGAIMAKWCLHHHKENFLYENFEDICELLRKYDVSFSLGDGLRPGSIADANDAAQFAELETLGELTTIAQKRDCQVMIEGPGHVPMHKIKVNVEKQRELCNDAPFYTLGPLTTDIAPGYDHITSAIGAAMIGWYGTAMLCYVTPKEHLGLPNREDVKQGVIAYKIAAHASDLAKGHPAAQLRDDALSRARYTFRWEDQFNLSLDPETAKAYHDETLPADGAKSAHFCSMCGPKFCSMELTQQLPGSEAEAPKEQLVTLG; encoded by the coding sequence ATGTCGACTACACTCAGCACTTTCAGCTATCCGAATTCGGAAAAGATTCACTTGTCCGGGCTGGTTCATCCCAGCCTTCGGATCGCGATGCGTGAGGTTTCCCTCAACGCTTCTGCGAAAGAGTCACCCCTTAAGATTTATGACACCTCGGGCCCGTGGTCTGATCCGAACTATGACCCGAATCAGGAACTGCCGAAGCTTCGCCAGCTCTGGATCGATGCGCGGCAGCCGATCAACGGCGCTGTGACGCAGATGGCTTATGCCCGGGCCGGCGTGATCACGCCGGAGATGGAATATATCGCGATTCGGGAATCGCTGGGACGTCCGAACTCGATCACTCCTGAGTTTGTGCGCAGCGAAGTGGCTGAAGGCCGCGCCATCATCCCCGCCAACATCAAGCATCCCGAGAGCGAGCCGATGATCATCGGCCGCAATTTCCTGACCAAGATCAACTCGAATATCGGCAACTCGATTGTCACCTCTTCGATCGACGAAGAAGTGGAGAAGCTGCTGTGGAGCATCCGCTGGGGCGCCGACACCGTGATGGACCTGTCGACCGGCGAGGACATTCATGAAACGCGCGAGGCGATCATGCGCCGCAGCCCGGTGCCGATTGGCACGGTGCCGATCTATCAGGCGCTTGAGAAGGTGAATGGCCGCGCAGAGAATCTGACCTATGCGATCTATCGCGAGACGCTGGTGGAGCAGTGCGAGCAGGGCGTCGATTACTTTACGATCCATGCCGGCGTGCGTCTGCGCTATATCCAGTTGACCGCTGGCCGGACGACGGGCATTGTGTCCCGCGGCGGCGCGATCATGGCGAAGTGGTGCCTGCACCATCACAAGGAAAACTTCCTCTACGAGAACTTCGAGGACATCTGCGAGCTGTTGCGCAAGTATGACGTGTCGTTCTCGCTGGGCGATGGCTTGCGTCCCGGTTCGATTGCCGATGCGAACGATGCGGCGCAGTTTGCCGAACTCGAAACGCTTGGCGAGCTGACGACGATCGCCCAGAAGCGCGATTGCCAGGTGATGATCGAAGGCCCCGGCCATGTGCCGATGCACAAGATCAAGGTGAACGTCGAGAAGCAACGCGAGCTTTGCAACGACGCTCCGTTCTATACCCTGGGACCGCTGACCACCGACATCGCGCCCGGCTATGACCACATCACCTCAGCCATTGGCGCGGCGATGATCGGCTGGTATGGCACGGCGATGCTTTGCTATGTGACGCCGAAGGAGCATCTGGGATTGCCGAATCGCGAGGACGTGAAGCAGGGCGTGATCGCTTATAAGATCGCCGCCCATGCTTCGGACTTGGCCAAGGGGCATCCGGCAGCGCAGTTGCGCGACGATGCGCTCTCCCGCGCCCGCTACACCTTCCGTTGGGAAGACCAGTTCAACCTGTCGCTCGACCCTGAGACGGCGAAGGCGTATCACGATGAGACGCTGCCGGCCGATGGAGCCAAGTCAGCGCACTTCTGCTCGATGTGCGGACCAAAGTTCTGCTCGATGGAGCTGACGCAGCAGTTGCCGGGCAGCGAAGCGGAAGCCCCGAAAGAGCAACTCGTCACTCTCGGCTAG
- a CDS encoding sugar phosphate isomerase/epimerase family protein, translated as MPLNPEQQRALVSRLTAACGGAYTPEQRRKHFITGPQWAAAYDGNAIFHAPTRKPVHFETVIEKFAEIGIGYWTTHDTDVLPYDALGNAKQDEIIGQIGAALKKHGLKCSMVTTETFHNAVFAGGPAGEQPEVRNYAKWRLENTVGIGHELGASYVVYWPGSLGYQFQGIVDEVQSLKWFAEGINAACEADIAIAAKKGQPTMKHCMEAKPFEPQAEILLPTSDAMLAWIFSGQLTHPEMVGLNPEYLHELMWGGAVRSSLARALLCGKLFHFDINDGYRLKHDVDIAVGLVNPLDWLNVLVLLRTYDYNGPFNLDFKPPRTTSNDGVFDISFPTAVDRFITLWEMAGEVMTDPILSEASKALKEGAGVAAGADANAIFEANKELWSLHELMAHRLFQILVGQHKGRIFSS; from the coding sequence ATGCCATTGAACCCTGAACAGCAGCGCGCCCTGGTTAGCCGGCTGACAGCCGCTTGTGGCGGCGCCTATACGCCCGAACAACGACGCAAACATTTCATCACCGGACCGCAGTGGGCAGCCGCCTATGACGGCAACGCGATCTTTCATGCCCCGACGCGGAAGCCGGTCCATTTCGAGACCGTCATCGAGAAGTTCGCCGAGATTGGCATAGGATATTGGACGACGCATGACACCGACGTTCTGCCTTACGATGCCCTGGGCAACGCGAAGCAGGATGAGATTATCGGCCAGATTGGGGCGGCGCTCAAGAAGCATGGCCTGAAGTGCTCGATGGTGACCACCGAGACCTTCCACAATGCCGTGTTTGCCGGGGGACCGGCAGGCGAGCAGCCCGAGGTTCGCAATTACGCGAAGTGGCGTCTCGAGAATACAGTGGGAATCGGCCATGAGCTGGGCGCCTCCTATGTTGTCTATTGGCCTGGTTCACTGGGCTACCAGTTTCAGGGCATTGTCGATGAAGTGCAGAGCCTGAAGTGGTTTGCCGAAGGCATCAATGCAGCTTGCGAGGCGGACATCGCGATTGCGGCCAAGAAGGGCCAGCCGACGATGAAGCATTGCATGGAAGCCAAGCCGTTTGAGCCGCAGGCCGAGATTCTGCTGCCGACTTCGGACGCGATGCTGGCCTGGATTTTCTCCGGGCAACTGACGCATCCGGAGATGGTGGGCTTAAACCCCGAGTATCTGCATGAACTGATGTGGGGCGGCGCGGTGCGCTCGTCTCTCGCTCGCGCGCTGCTGTGCGGCAAGCTGTTCCACTTCGATATCAACGACGGCTATCGTCTGAAGCATGACGTCGATATTGCCGTGGGTTTGGTGAATCCGCTCGATTGGCTCAATGTGTTGGTTCTGCTGCGGACCTATGATTACAACGGCCCGTTCAACCTCGATTTCAAGCCGCCGCGCACGACTTCGAACGACGGGGTGTTCGACATTTCATTCCCGACCGCGGTCGATCGCTTCATCACCCTTTGGGAGATGGCGGGCGAAGTGATGACGGACCCGATTCTGTCCGAGGCATCGAAGGCGCTGAAGGAAGGCGCGGGCGTGGCCGCCGGAGCGGATGCGAACGCCATCTTTGAAGCGAACAAGGAGCTGTGGAGCCTGCACGAACTGATGGCGCACCGGCTGTTCCAGATCCTGGTGGGACAGCACAAGGGACGCATCTTCAGCAGCTAG
- the acs gene encoding acetate--CoA ligase, whose product MSQANIYPPSADFVKQANVSGMEAYRALYQKAADKPEEFWGELAKEKLHWMEPFSHVFEWEPPFVKWFVGGKLNACYNCVDRHVGEGNGDKVALLFEGEPGDSRRITYSELLKDVSRFANGLLRLGIETGDRAIIYMPMIPEAVIAMLACARLGITHSVVFGGFSAEALKARIQDLGAKLVITADGGWRKGKEVKLKPAVDEALADCPSVTSVVVCERTKTPVPMVHGRDHYWQAVEAGQSEHCPAVPLDSEHPLFVLYTSGTTGKPKGILHTTGGYLLQCAMTVEWVFDLKKNDVYWCTADIGWVTGHSYVTYGPMALGATQVIYEGSPDTPGFDRWWAIVEKYKVSILYTSPTAIRALIRQGDHLPNAHNLSSLRLLGSVGEPINPAAWEWFYKVIGKERCPIVDTWWQTETGAMLIAPMPGAVPLKPGSGTLPIPGVMAEVVNLDGKPVGPNEEGYLIVSRPWPSMVRTIWGDPKRFEDQYWSRVPGKYFTGDAARRDEDGYFWVLGRVDDVLNVSGHRLSTMEVESALVRHPAVAEAAVVGKPHEITGQAVCCFITLKKGEYDHDVLSKELRQWIAHEIGAFARPEEIRFSEALPKTRSGKIMRRLLRELVTNNTVAGDVTTLEDLSVITKLAAQQDDES is encoded by the coding sequence ATGAGCCAAGCCAATATTTATCCGCCCTCCGCAGACTTTGTGAAACAGGCAAACGTCTCCGGAATGGAAGCCTATCGTGCGCTGTACCAGAAGGCCGCCGACAAGCCCGAAGAGTTTTGGGGCGAATTGGCAAAAGAGAAGTTGCACTGGATGGAGCCCTTCTCCCATGTCTTCGAATGGGAGCCCCCCTTCGTCAAATGGTTCGTTGGCGGCAAGCTGAACGCCTGCTACAACTGTGTCGATCGTCACGTTGGCGAAGGCAATGGCGACAAAGTCGCGCTCTTGTTCGAAGGCGAGCCGGGCGATTCCCGCCGCATCACCTACAGTGAACTGCTCAAAGATGTCTCGCGCTTTGCCAATGGACTGCTGCGCCTCGGCATCGAAACCGGCGACCGCGCCATCATCTACATGCCGATGATTCCCGAGGCCGTAATCGCGATGCTCGCCTGCGCCCGTCTCGGCATCACGCACAGCGTCGTTTTCGGCGGCTTTTCGGCAGAAGCGCTGAAAGCCCGCATCCAGGACCTCGGCGCCAAACTCGTCATCACCGCCGACGGTGGCTGGCGCAAAGGCAAGGAAGTCAAACTGAAGCCTGCCGTCGACGAAGCGCTCGCTGATTGCCCCTCGGTCACCAGCGTTGTTGTTTGCGAGCGCACCAAGACTCCTGTCCCCATGGTCCACGGCCGCGACCACTACTGGCAGGCCGTCGAAGCCGGACAGAGCGAGCATTGCCCCGCCGTCCCGCTCGATAGCGAACATCCACTCTTTGTTCTCTATACTTCGGGCACCACCGGCAAGCCGAAGGGCATCCTCCACACCACCGGCGGCTATCTGCTGCAATGTGCGATGACCGTCGAGTGGGTCTTTGACCTCAAGAAGAACGACGTCTACTGGTGCACCGCCGACATCGGCTGGGTCACCGGCCACAGCTATGTCACCTACGGTCCGATGGCTCTCGGCGCCACCCAGGTGATCTATGAAGGCTCGCCCGACACCCCTGGCTTCGACCGCTGGTGGGCCATCGTCGAAAAGTATAAGGTCTCGATTCTCTACACCTCACCCACCGCGATTCGCGCCCTGATTCGCCAGGGCGACCACTTGCCCAACGCGCACAATCTATCCTCGCTGCGCCTGCTCGGCAGCGTTGGCGAGCCGATCAATCCTGCTGCCTGGGAATGGTTCTATAAGGTCATTGGCAAGGAACGTTGCCCGATTGTCGATACCTGGTGGCAAACCGAAACCGGTGCGATGCTGATTGCTCCGATGCCTGGCGCGGTCCCCTTGAAACCCGGCAGCGGCACTTTGCCCATCCCTGGTGTCATGGCCGAAGTGGTCAATCTCGATGGCAAGCCCGTCGGTCCCAATGAAGAAGGCTATCTCATCGTCAGCCGGCCCTGGCCAAGTATGGTGCGCACGATCTGGGGCGATCCGAAGCGCTTTGAAGACCAGTATTGGAGCCGTGTGCCCGGCAAGTACTTCACAGGCGACGCCGCGCGTCGCGATGAGGATGGCTACTTCTGGGTTCTCGGCCGCGTCGATGACGTTCTGAACGTCTCTGGCCATCGCCTCAGCACCATGGAAGTGGAAAGCGCGCTCGTCCGTCATCCGGCCGTCGCCGAAGCCGCTGTCGTGGGGAAGCCACACGAAATCACAGGCCAGGCGGTCTGCTGCTTCATCACATTGAAGAAGGGCGAATACGACCACGATGTTCTGTCAAAAGAACTCCGGCAATGGATTGCCCACGAAATCGGAGCCTTTGCCCGTCCCGAAGAGATTCGCTTCAGCGAAGCGCTCCCCAAGACCCGCAGTGGCAAAATCATGCGCCGCCTCCTGCGCGAACTGGTCACCAACAACACCGTAGCCGGTGATGTCACCACCCTCGAAGACCTTAGCGTCATCACCAAACTGGCCGCCCAGCAGGACGACGAAAGCTAG
- a CDS encoding alpha/beta hydrolase — MTLTKAPILDPDVRVFVQKLAASQAPPIYMHSYEAARQILEDLQAKPPRTRAVARVDHDLPVGPGGKTRVRIFRPVDIVALLPTVIYFHGGGWVMGSAHTHDHLMEDLSEETNAAVVFVEYTRSPESQFPGPVEQAYAVTKYLAEHGRELDLSQDRIAVAGDSAGANLAAVVAILAKERGGPKIAQQTLFYPVTDASMSSESYHEFAEGPWLQAAGMRWFWDAYAPRESDRHSYMASPLLASPSQLEKLPVATILTAENDVLRDEGEAYARKMMEAGVRVTGARMLGTIHDFVMLNELRGSAPTQMAIAIASSHLRTALGNEADLMGKHVKRFI; from the coding sequence ATGACCCTAACCAAAGCTCCCATCCTCGACCCGGACGTGCGCGTCTTTGTCCAGAAACTGGCTGCCAGCCAGGCACCGCCGATCTACATGCATTCCTATGAAGCGGCGCGCCAAATTCTGGAAGATCTACAGGCAAAGCCACCCAGAACCCGGGCGGTGGCGCGTGTCGATCATGACCTTCCTGTGGGGCCAGGGGGCAAGACGCGAGTGCGCATTTTCCGTCCGGTGGATATCGTGGCGCTTCTGCCGACGGTGATTTACTTTCACGGCGGGGGTTGGGTGATGGGAAGCGCACACACACATGACCATTTGATGGAGGATCTGAGCGAGGAGACGAATGCGGCTGTGGTGTTTGTGGAATATACGCGGTCGCCCGAATCCCAGTTTCCGGGCCCGGTCGAGCAGGCTTATGCGGTGACCAAGTATCTGGCCGAGCATGGCCGCGAGCTGGATCTCTCCCAAGACCGGATCGCCGTGGCGGGGGACAGTGCGGGAGCGAATCTGGCAGCGGTGGTGGCGATTCTGGCCAAAGAGCGGGGCGGACCAAAGATTGCCCAACAGACCCTGTTTTATCCGGTGACCGACGCCAGCATGTCGAGCGAGTCATATCATGAGTTTGCCGAGGGTCCGTGGCTGCAGGCGGCGGGGATGCGTTGGTTTTGGGATGCCTATGCGCCGCGCGAATCCGACCGCCACAGCTATATGGCCTCGCCCTTGCTCGCTTCGCCCAGCCAACTGGAAAAACTTCCGGTGGCGACGATCCTCACCGCTGAAAACGACGTGCTCCGCGATGAAGGCGAAGCTTATGCCCGGAAGATGATGGAGGCAGGCGTGAGAGTGACCGGCGCACGCATGCTCGGGACCATCCATGACTTTGTGATGCTGAACGAACTGAGAGGAAGCGCTCCGACGCAAATGGCCATCGCAATCGCTTCCTCTCATCTCCGCACTGCCCTCGGCAATGAAGCCGATCTGATGGGCAAGCATGTCAAACGCTTTATCTAG
- a CDS encoding DinB family protein encodes MRIEKELLACHLDYSRWATLRVLEAIAKLPPERIAEDRHSSFGGILGTMTHLFQADRAWYHRCLGESHYPAKQEGEVFDFAKLKAEWPTLLANFAAWLRAQDDARLAGTLFWRSFMGEDRTERIDKILLHVVNHASYHRGQLMMLVKQTGGETIGTDLILYPGI; translated from the coding sequence TTGCGAATTGAAAAAGAATTGCTTGCCTGCCATCTGGACTACTCCCGTTGGGCCACGCTGCGAGTTTTGGAAGCCATCGCGAAGCTACCTCCTGAGCGGATCGCAGAGGATCGCCACAGCAGCTTCGGTGGCATTCTTGGCACCATGACGCACCTCTTCCAGGCCGATCGCGCCTGGTATCACCGCTGTCTGGGGGAATCACATTATCCGGCGAAGCAGGAAGGCGAAGTCTTCGATTTCGCAAAGCTCAAGGCCGAATGGCCCACCCTTCTCGCCAACTTTGCTGCCTGGCTTCGCGCGCAGGACGATGCAAGGTTGGCCGGAACACTCTTCTGGCGTAGTTTTATGGGCGAAGACCGCACCGAGCGTATCGATAAGATTCTGCTCCACGTCGTCAACCACGCCAGCTATCATCGCGGTCAGTTGATGATGCTTGTGAAGCAGACTGGCGGAGAAACGATCGGCACCGACCTGATTCTTTATCCGGGAATATAG
- a CDS encoding PhzF family phenazine biosynthesis protein, translating into MVLTAYVVDAFTDQLFQGNPAAVVPLEGWLPDPLLQSIAAEHNLAETVYFLSEGDRYQIRWFTPKSEVDLCGHATLASAFVLKTLLRPELTQVVFESKSGPLGVTISGDLYTLDFPSRPPAPVLADEHLLAGLQLPPQEVLASRDYFAVYRSEDEIRRLQPDMLELSRIKRFAVIATAPSEQPGIDFVSRFFAPAQGVPEDPVTGSAHSTLIPYWAARLGKSRLRAKQISERGGELECELAGDRVKIGGRAVLYSKNEIYIPG; encoded by the coding sequence ATGGTTCTCACCGCCTATGTTGTCGATGCATTCACCGATCAGCTTTTTCAGGGGAACCCCGCCGCCGTCGTCCCTCTTGAAGGCTGGCTTCCCGATCCATTGCTGCAATCGATCGCAGCCGAGCATAACTTAGCGGAGACAGTCTATTTCCTCTCCGAAGGAGATCGGTACCAGATTCGCTGGTTTACGCCGAAATCGGAAGTTGACCTTTGTGGACATGCGACGCTTGCTTCTGCCTTTGTGCTCAAGACGCTATTGCGGCCGGAGTTGACGCAGGTTGTTTTTGAATCGAAATCAGGGCCGTTGGGGGTGACGATTTCCGGGGATCTTTACACGCTCGACTTCCCTTCCCGGCCACCTGCGCCAGTGCTTGCCGATGAACATCTTCTGGCAGGGTTGCAGCTTCCCCCACAAGAAGTTCTGGCTTCCCGTGATTATTTTGCGGTCTATCGCAGTGAAGACGAGATCCGCCGCCTGCAGCCGGACATGCTGGAACTGAGCCGCATCAAGCGATTCGCAGTGATCGCCACCGCGCCCTCCGAGCAGCCGGGGATCGATTTCGTTTCGCGATTCTTTGCACCCGCACAAGGGGTTCCCGAGGACCCGGTGACCGGATCGGCTCACTCGACGCTGATTCCTTATTGGGCGGCTCGCTTGGGAAAGAGCCGCTTGCGGGCCAAGCAAATCAGCGAGCGCGGCGGCGAGCTCGAGTGCGAATTGGCCGGCGACCGGGTGAAGATCGGCGGCCGCGCGGTGCTCTATTCGAAGAACGAAATCTATATTCCCGGATAA
- the aqpZ gene encoding aquaporin Z yields the protein MSAPLSKRCAAEFFGTFWLTFGGCGSAVLAAAFPSLGIGFAGVALAFGLTVVTMAFAIGHISGCHLNPAVSLGLVVGKRFPSGEILPYWASQVLGAIAGAGILYLIASGKEGFSLAGGFASNGYAEHSPGGYSLGSALVAEIVLTMFFLIVILGSTSKKAAAGFAPLAIGLCLTLIHLIGIPVTNLSVNPARSTGPAIFVGGWALAQLWLFWVAPLIGAGLGGIIYNWLDSE from the coding sequence ATGTCTGCTCCATTGTCAAAACGATGTGCCGCTGAGTTCTTTGGAACCTTCTGGCTTACCTTCGGAGGTTGCGGCTCTGCGGTGCTTGCCGCAGCATTTCCGAGTCTGGGAATTGGCTTTGCCGGAGTCGCTCTTGCCTTCGGTCTAACGGTTGTCACAATGGCTTTCGCCATTGGACACATCTCCGGCTGTCATTTGAATCCTGCCGTGTCTTTGGGGTTAGTGGTAGGAAAGAGATTTCCGTCGGGAGAGATTTTGCCCTACTGGGCTTCGCAAGTACTAGGAGCCATCGCAGGCGCCGGAATCCTCTATCTGATTGCCAGCGGAAAAGAAGGCTTCAGCCTAGCCGGCGGGTTTGCGTCGAATGGGTACGCGGAACACTCCCCGGGAGGTTATTCACTGGGCTCCGCACTGGTTGCCGAGATTGTCCTGACGATGTTCTTCCTGATTGTGATTCTCGGGTCGACGTCTAAGAAGGCGGCGGCTGGATTTGCGCCGTTGGCCATCGGCTTGTGTCTGACCCTGATTCACTTGATCGGAATTCCAGTTACGAATCTTTCAGTGAATCCGGCTCGGTCCACAGGACCGGCGATCTTTGTGGGTGGGTGGGCGTTAGCGCAACTCTGGTTGTTCTGGGTGGCTCCGCTGATTGGCGCCGGGCTCGGCGGCATCATTTATAACTGGCTCGATAGCGAGTAA
- the mltG gene encoding endolytic transglycosylase MltG → MRKLALGVGVLVLLGIALLVAVMQQTTGPLDHDVFVEIPRGASTMRIGELLENAGLLRSRLQAGIWKLLHPGAKLQAGEYLFRKETSANAIFGKIARGEIYYFELTIPEGSSIFDIGRIVEDQKLLPAEEFVQAARDPALIRDLDPAAPSLEGYLYPSTYRLPHKVTAQMLCLRLTRQFREVWKSLGTDRAPHEVVTLASLVEKESAQADERPLIAGLFTNRLKRGMKLECDPTVIYAAQLDGRYRGTIYKSDLANDSRYNTYRHSGLPPGPIANPGRQSLLATLQPAPTEAIFFVAEAGATGRHVFSGTLAEHNRAVEAYRRGQKR, encoded by the coding sequence ATGAGAAAACTGGCTCTTGGAGTTGGCGTGCTGGTTTTGCTGGGAATCGCACTGCTGGTGGCCGTGATGCAGCAAACCACAGGTCCGCTGGATCACGATGTATTTGTCGAAATTCCCCGTGGCGCGTCGACGATGCGCATTGGAGAGCTGCTGGAAAACGCAGGATTGCTGCGCAGCCGGTTGCAGGCCGGCATCTGGAAGTTGCTGCATCCGGGCGCGAAGCTGCAGGCCGGCGAATATCTGTTTCGCAAGGAGACCAGTGCGAATGCGATCTTCGGGAAGATCGCACGGGGAGAGATCTATTATTTTGAGCTGACGATTCCCGAAGGCTCTTCGATTTTTGATATCGGCAGGATTGTCGAAGATCAGAAATTGCTCCCAGCGGAGGAGTTTGTGCAGGCGGCCCGGGATCCGGCGCTGATCCGGGACCTGGATCCGGCAGCACCCAGCCTCGAAGGCTATCTCTACCCCTCCACGTACCGCTTGCCGCACAAGGTCACGGCGCAGATGCTTTGCCTGCGCTTGACGCGCCAGTTCCGGGAGGTCTGGAAATCACTTGGGACAGACAGGGCACCGCACGAGGTTGTCACCTTGGCCAGCCTGGTGGAAAAAGAGTCGGCACAAGCGGATGAGCGTCCGTTGATTGCCGGCCTGTTTACGAACCGCCTGAAGCGCGGCATGAAACTCGAATGCGACCCGACGGTGATCTATGCGGCGCAGCTCGATGGGCGCTATCGGGGCACGATCTACAAGAGCGATCTCGCCAATGATAGCCGGTACAATACATACCGGCATAGCGGGCTGCCTCCTGGCCCGATCGCCAATCCCGGACGGCAGTCCTTACTCGCCACACTGCAACCCGCACCAACCGAGGCGATCTTTTTTGTCGCCGAAGCCGGGGCCACCGGCCGCCATGTCTTCTCCGGTACGCTTGCGGAACATAACCGCGCGGTGGAGGCTTATCGCCGTGGGCAAAAACGTTAA
- the ruvX gene encoding Holliday junction resolvase RuvX: MAQLTGRILGLDFGKRRIGLAISDALGYTAQPLGTYSRVRVREDIGYLAQLAEERGVTLFVFGDPKYMSGDQSRQSATMKEFAERLGQATKIPIVFWDERLTSSQAHRLLDEDGLSREQRKGKVDQIAAALILEGYMHSLEQE, from the coding sequence ATGGCTCAACTGACCGGCCGCATTCTCGGCCTCGATTTCGGCAAGCGGCGCATTGGACTCGCAATTTCCGACGCGCTCGGATACACTGCGCAGCCCCTTGGAACCTATTCCCGCGTGCGGGTTCGCGAGGATATCGGTTATCTGGCGCAGTTGGCAGAGGAGCGAGGCGTGACGCTCTTCGTATTTGGTGATCCCAAGTACATGTCGGGCGATCAATCGCGGCAGTCGGCCACGATGAAAGAGTTCGCCGAGCGGCTGGGACAGGCCACAAAGATTCCAATTGTTTTCTGGGACGAACGGTTGACGTCCTCGCAGGCCCACCGATTGCTCGATGAGGATGGACTCAGTAGGGAGCAGCGCAAGGGGAAAGTGGATCAGATTGCAGCCGCATTGATCCTGGAAGGCTACATGCATTCGCTGGAGCAGGAATGA
- a CDS encoding AI-2E family transporter, whose translation MSVTVPISDPVESLPVSSRGPAPTSFPVKLIAIACAIAMLYYGRAFFVTLISAIIITFILQPFVLWFMRMRLPRALASFVVCTIFVLLVYLVGVGLVTQASGLIDDLPGYSQKIGELIEGGAERVREVEKGIAQFMPKRLQEPALPPELAKKTKKAKAPLPLTDPNAPPPVVEVRVQPEQSPLLTFVYSRLETIYSVTLMASFVPFLVYFMLSWSDHMQRAFLSLFDGPDRVVASRSMESVAVMARAYMAGNFVLGVILAVLSTIFFIFISIPYPLLVGPLSGFLSLVPYIGLPLALLPPFLSALPFFTKLGAYLIIASVVGTLHLFALNLLYPKIVGARVHLNPLAVTVALMFWGLIWGGIGLVLAVPIVAGIKAVCDNVAAWKPYGKLLGD comes from the coding sequence GTGTCAGTTACCGTTCCAATTAGCGACCCGGTTGAGTCCTTACCGGTCTCCTCGCGTGGGCCAGCCCCGACGAGTTTCCCAGTCAAGCTGATCGCCATTGCCTGCGCGATCGCCATGCTGTACTACGGCCGCGCCTTTTTTGTCACCCTCATCAGCGCCATCATCATCACCTTCATCCTCCAACCCTTTGTGCTCTGGTTCATGAGAATGAGGCTCCCGCGCGCCTTGGCCAGCTTTGTCGTCTGTACCATTTTTGTGCTTTTGGTCTACCTGGTCGGGGTTGGGCTGGTCACCCAGGCCAGTGGCCTGATCGATGACCTTCCCGGCTATAGCCAGAAGATCGGAGAACTGATTGAGGGTGGTGCCGAGCGTGTGCGGGAAGTAGAAAAGGGCATCGCTCAGTTTATGCCGAAGCGTCTCCAGGAGCCCGCGCTGCCGCCGGAGCTGGCAAAGAAGACGAAGAAAGCCAAAGCTCCGCTGCCGCTCACCGATCCGAATGCCCCGCCGCCGGTAGTGGAGGTCCGCGTCCAGCCGGAGCAGTCTCCCCTGCTGACTTTCGTCTATTCGCGTCTCGAAACCATTTATAGCGTGACGCTCATGGCCAGTTTCGTGCCGTTCCTCGTCTATTTCATGCTGAGTTGGAGCGACCACATGCAGCGGGCCTTCCTCAGTTTGTTCGACGGTCCAGACCGCGTTGTTGCCTCTCGCAGCATGGAGAGCGTTGCGGTGATGGCGCGCGCCTACATGGCTGGCAACTTCGTGCTCGGGGTGATCCTTGCGGTGCTGAGTACGATCTTTTTTATCTTCATCAGCATCCCCTATCCTTTGCTGGTGGGCCCGCTGAGCGGATTCCTCAGCCTCGTGCCCTATATTGGCTTGCCTCTCGCTTTATTGCCCCCGTTTCTCTCCGCTTTGCCTTTTTTCACCAAGCTGGGAGCCTATCTGATCATTGCGAGCGTCGTCGGCACGCTCCATCTGTTTGCCCTGAATCTGCTCTATCCCAAAATCGTGGGCGCAAGGGTACACCTCAATCCGTTGGCGGTTACGGTTGCGCTGATGTTTTGGGGCTTGATCTGGGGGGGCATTGGCCTTGTCCTCGCGGTGCCGATTGTGGCGGGCATCAAAGCTGTTTGTGATAACGTGGCCGCTTGGAAGCCATACGGAAAATTATTAGGAGATTAG